The stretch of DNA ACCACCGCCTCATGGCGGTGATGGGATTTTCCAAAATCAAGGCGTTGATCGCCGACATTCTTTTCCGAAGCGGGAAGGAAGTCCGCGTGACATCGGCTCGTGGACGGCTAGGATCACCGCCACCGTAACGATTTCGGAAATCGCGTGACCTCAGATCCTGCTGTTCAGCAATCCGCCCGACCGCCCGTCATCCAGGAGCTGGCCGACTCGATCCTGGACACGCTCGTCCACCGCATCGGCAAGGATGCGCAAGCCGCCCGACCGCATGATTGGCTGGCCGCGACGATCCTGACGGTGCGCAACGATATCGTCGAACGCTGGATGGCGTCGACCAAGGCGGCGCACGCGGCGGGTGCCAAGCGCGTCTATTATCTCAGCCTCGAATTCCTGATCGGCCGCCTGCTGCGCGACGCGGTGACCAATCTCCAGCGCAACGACGAGGTCACGCGCGCCCTCGCCCTCCACGGCGTCGACCTTGCCGCACTGGAGGAGATCGAACCCGACGCGGCGCTCGGCAATGGTGGCCTCGGGCGTCTCGCCGCGTGCTTCATGGAAAGCATGGCGAGCCTCGCGCTGCCCGCTTACGGCTACGGGATCCGCTATGTGAACGGCATGTTCCGCCAGCGGATCGACGATGGCTGGCAGGTCGAGATGCCCGAGAACTGGCTCGCCCACGGCAACCCCTGGGAGTTCGAACGCCGCGAGAGTGCGTATTTCGTCGGCTTCGGCGGCGAGGTGACGGTGACGGACGCAGGTTCGAATGGCGGCCAGGTCCACTGGAGCCCGTCCGAAGCCGTCGAGGCCACCGCTGTCGACACGCCCGTGGTCGGCTGGCGCGGCGAACACGTCAACACACTCCGTCTCTGGACCGCCCGCGCGTTCGATCCGATCAAGCTCGACCGGTTCAACGCGGGCGACTTTTCCGGCGCGCTCGCCGACCAGCTCCGCGCCGAAACGCTCACGCGCGTCCTCTACCCCAACGACTCCACCGCCGCGGGGCAGGAGCTGCGGCTGCGGCAGGAATATTTCTTCTCGTCCGCCTCGATCCAGGACATCGTTCGCCGCCACATCCAGTATTTCGGCGACATCCGCACGCTGCCCGACAAGGCAGCGATTCAGTTGAACGATACGCACCCCGCGGTGTCGGTCGCCGAACTGATGCGGCTGCTGATCGACCATCACGAATTCGCGTTTGACGAGGCGTGGAAGATCACGCGCGCCACCTTCGGCTACACCAACCACACGCTGCTGCCCGAGGCGCTGGAGAGCTGGCCGCTGCCGCTGTTCGAACGCCTGCTCCCACGGCACATGCAGATCGTCTACGCGATCAACGCCAAGCTGCTGCGTGAGGCTCGCGGCACCGAGGGGATCGACGACCGCGCGATCTCGGCGATCAGCCTGATCGACGAGGGTGGCGAACGGCGCGTGCGGATGGCCAACCTCGCCTTTGCCGGATCGCACAGCGTCAACGGCGTCGCCGCGCTCCATACGCAGCTGATGAAGAAGACGGTCTTTGCCGATCTCCACAAGCTCTACCCGACCCGAATCAACAACAAGACCAACGGGATAACACCGCGCCGCTGGCTGCAGCAGTGCAACCCCGGCCTCACCGCGCTGATCCGCGACGCGATCGGCGACGGCTTCCTCGACGACGCCGAAAAGCTCATCGATCTGGATGTTTTCGCTGACGATTCCGGTTTTAGGGAGCGGTTTTGGACGGTCAAGCGTTCGAACAAGGTGGCATTGGCAAATCATATCAAGGACAGCATGGGGCTGCGCATCGATCCAGACGCGCTGTTCGACGTGCAGATCAAGCGCATTCACGAGTATAAGCGCCAGCTGCTCAACATCATCGAGACGGTCGCGCTGTACGACCAGATCCGCAGCCATTCCGAACGCGACTGGACGCCGCGCGTGAAGCTGTTCGCGGGCAAGGCGGCGTCGAGCTATCACAATGCGAAACTCGTCATCAAACTGGCGAACGACGTCGCGCGCCGGATCAATGCAGACCCGTCGGTCGGCGGGCTGCTGAAGGTCGCGTTCCTGCCCAATTACAATGTGTCGCTGGCCGAGAAGATCATCCCCGCTGCCGATCTCAGCGAGCAGATTTCGACCGCGGGGCTAGAGGCGTCGGGCACCGGCAACATGAAGTTCGCGATGAACGGCGCGCTGACGATCGGCACGCTCGACGGCGCCAATATCGAGATCAAGGACCGTGTCGGCGACGACAACATCTTCATCTTCGGCATGACCGCGGACGAGGTCGAGGCGAAACGCGCGAACGGCTATGATCCGCGCGCGACGATCGATGCGTCGAGCGAACTGCGCCAGGCGGTGTCAGCGATCGCCTCGGGCGTGTTCTCGCCCGACGATCGCCAGCGTTACGCGGGCCTGATGGGCAGGCTGTACGAGGGCGACTGGTTCATGCTCGCCGCCGATTTCGACAGCTATGCCGCCGCACAGCGCAGCGTCGACACGCGCTGGAACGATCGCGACGCGTGGGTCGCCTCGACCGTGCGCAACGTCGCGCGCGTCGGCTGGTTCTCGTCCGACCGCACGATCCGTGAGTACGCTCGCGATATCTGGACGGTGATGTGAAGCCACCCGAAGGCGCCATCGTTGCCCTGATCGAGGGGCGTCACGACGATCCCTTCTCGTTGCTCGGCGTGCATGCCGGGCCGGACGGCACGTTCGCGCGCGCCTGGTTGCCGGGCGCGGCGACCGCTGAGGCGCATGCGCTCGACGGCAAGACGCTCGGCACCCTCCCCCGGATCGACGATCGCGGGCTGTTCGAGGGGCCTATCGACGGCGATCCGCAGCCGGTGAAATATCATGCCGAGGGCGGTGGCGCGGACTGGTGGGTGACCGATCCGTACAGCTTCGGCCCGGTGCTCGGCCCCATCGACGACGTGCTGATGGCCGAGGGCAATCACCACCGCCTCCACGACAAGATGGGCGCGCACCTGATCGAGCATGAAGGCGCCCACGGTGTCCATTTCGCGCTCTGGGCGCCCAATGCGCAGCGCGTCTCGGTGGTCGGCGACTTCAACGACTGGGACGGTCGCCGTCATGCGATGCGCAAGCGCGGCGACGTCGGCGTGTGGGAGATCTTCATCCCCGACATCGCCGAATATCGCGCGTATAAATACGAGATCGTCGGCCCCGATGGCCAGCTTCAGCCGCTGAAAGCCGACCCGTTCGCCTTTGCCAGCGAACTCCGCCCCGCGACCGCGTCGATC from Sphingomonas sp. HMP9 encodes:
- a CDS encoding glycogen/starch/alpha-glucan phosphorylase, with translation MQELADSILDTLVHRIGKDAQAARPHDWLAATILTVRNDIVERWMASTKAAHAAGAKRVYYLSLEFLIGRLLRDAVTNLQRNDEVTRALALHGVDLAALEEIEPDAALGNGGLGRLAACFMESMASLALPAYGYGIRYVNGMFRQRIDDGWQVEMPENWLAHGNPWEFERRESAYFVGFGGEVTVTDAGSNGGQVHWSPSEAVEATAVDTPVVGWRGEHVNTLRLWTARAFDPIKLDRFNAGDFSGALADQLRAETLTRVLYPNDSTAAGQELRLRQEYFFSSASIQDIVRRHIQYFGDIRTLPDKAAIQLNDTHPAVSVAELMRLLIDHHEFAFDEAWKITRATFGYTNHTLLPEALESWPLPLFERLLPRHMQIVYAINAKLLREARGTEGIDDRAISAISLIDEGGERRVRMANLAFAGSHSVNGVAALHTQLMKKTVFADLHKLYPTRINNKTNGITPRRWLQQCNPGLTALIRDAIGDGFLDDAEKLIDLDVFADDSGFRERFWTVKRSNKVALANHIKDSMGLRIDPDALFDVQIKRIHEYKRQLLNIIETVALYDQIRSHSERDWTPRVKLFAGKAASSYHNAKLVIKLANDVARRINADPSVGGLLKVAFLPNYNVSLAEKIIPAADLSEQISTAGLEASGTGNMKFAMNGALTIGTLDGANIEIKDRVGDDNIFIFGMTADEVEAKRANGYDPRATIDASSELRQAVSAIASGVFSPDDRQRYAGLMGRLYEGDWFMLAADFDSYAAAQRSVDTRWNDRDAWVASTVRNVARVGWFSSDRTIREYARDIWTVM